The proteins below are encoded in one region of Leptotrichia sp. oral taxon 218:
- a CDS encoding OmpA family protein, with protein sequence MVKSTTTRTAKSTIIAVIALLMLSAPVMARRLTTTQMRENTIRINALELEKVIEQAKDEGIIDENEGDIVFNSGKLNFDFDKSVVKERYYELLRNLRDYVEQKNLRVVIIGHTDSKGSDEYNMKLGMRRAVAVRDKLLEFGMDPSRIIGVESKGESEPIDTNETEEGRFENRRIQFKIEGAEPVIVQPQQ encoded by the coding sequence ATGGTCAAATCAACAACAACAAGAACAGCCAAATCAACAATAATTGCTGTAATCGCTCTTCTAATGTTGTCAGCACCAGTGATGGCGAGAAGATTGACTACAACTCAAATGAGAGAAAATACAATAAGAATTAATGCTCTTGAGTTAGAAAAAGTAATCGAACAAGCAAAAGATGAAGGAATTATCGATGAAAATGAAGGAGATATAGTATTTAATTCTGGTAAATTGAACTTTGATTTTGATAAATCAGTAGTTAAAGAAAGATACTATGAATTATTGAGAAACTTAAGAGACTATGTTGAACAAAAGAACTTAAGAGTAGTAATTATTGGACATACAGATTCAAAAGGATCTGACGAATATAATATGAAACTTGGAATGAGAAGAGCAGTAGCGGTTAGAGACAAATTGTTAGAATTTGGAATGGATCCTTCTAGAATTATAGGAGTTGAATCAAAAGGTGAAAGTGAACCAATTGATACAAATGAAACAGAAGAAGGAAGATTTGAAAATAGAAGAATTCAATTTAAAATTGAAGGAGCAGAACCAGTTATAGTTCAACCACAACAATAA
- the malQ gene encoding 4-alpha-glucanotransferase — protein MFKRSSGILLHPTSLPGKYGIGTLGREAFNFVDFLKKSNQKLWQIFPLGPTGYGDSPYQCFSSFAGNPYLIDFDLLIEQNLLSGNDLENINFGENEEFVDYGAIYNSKYPLLRKAYENYKVNQNDQLREKFEEFKVKNAEWLNDYSLYISLKNHFGGLSWNEWQEDIKNREPQAMERYRNELSDDIEYHNFIQFLFFSQWEAVKRYANENGIKIIGDIPIFVAADSADTWANTDIFLFDKDKKPVKVAGVPPDYFSATGQLWGNPLYDWQKLKETNYKWWIDRVKSNLTTCDIIRIDHFRGFDEYWAVPYGDKTAQNGTWCPGPRMDLFNAIKNELGDLPIIAEDLGTMTQGVIDLRNASGFPGMKILGFAFDSAEENDYLPHTYDKNCVVYTGTHDNDTIVGWFEKAKEEDRQFARDYLNSTNDANIHWDAIRGAWSSVANIAIAPIQDFLGLGSYARINTPGLASGNWQWRLKPNQLTDELAQNIAKLTKTYSR, from the coding sequence ATGTTTAAAAGAAGTTCTGGGATTTTATTACACCCAACTTCACTTCCAGGAAAATATGGAATTGGAACACTTGGAAGAGAAGCTTTTAATTTTGTAGATTTTTTGAAAAAATCTAATCAAAAACTTTGGCAAATTTTTCCACTTGGACCTACAGGTTACGGAGATTCGCCTTATCAATGTTTTTCTTCATTTGCAGGAAATCCTTACTTAATTGATTTTGATTTATTAATCGAACAAAATTTACTTTCAGGAAACGATCTTGAAAATATAAATTTTGGAGAAAACGAAGAATTTGTAGATTATGGAGCTATTTACAACAGTAAATATCCACTACTTAGAAAAGCTTACGAAAACTATAAAGTTAATCAAAATGACCAATTAAGAGAAAAATTTGAAGAATTTAAAGTTAAAAATGCTGAATGGTTAAACGACTACAGCCTTTACATTTCGTTAAAAAACCATTTTGGTGGACTTTCTTGGAACGAATGGCAAGAAGATATTAAAAACAGAGAACCACAAGCTATGGAGAGATATAGAAACGAACTTTCTGACGACATTGAATATCATAATTTCATTCAATTTTTATTCTTCTCACAATGGGAAGCTGTAAAAAGATACGCAAACGAAAACGGAATTAAAATCATCGGAGATATTCCAATATTTGTTGCTGCTGACAGTGCTGACACTTGGGCAAATACTGATATTTTCTTATTTGACAAAGATAAAAAACCAGTTAAAGTGGCAGGAGTTCCGCCTGATTATTTCAGTGCTACAGGACAACTTTGGGGAAATCCTTTATACGACTGGCAAAAATTGAAAGAAACTAACTACAAATGGTGGATCGATAGAGTAAAATCTAATCTTACAACTTGTGATATAATAAGAATCGATCACTTCAGAGGATTTGATGAATACTGGGCTGTTCCTTATGGAGATAAAACTGCACAGAATGGTACTTGGTGTCCAGGTCCTAGAATGGACTTATTTAACGCCATTAAAAATGAACTTGGAGATTTACCTATAATTGCCGAAGATTTAGGAACAATGACACAAGGAGTTATTGATTTAAGAAATGCTTCTGGTTTCCCAGGAATGAAAATTTTAGGATTTGCATTTGATTCAGCTGAAGAAAATGACTACTTGCCACACACATATGATAAAAACTGCGTTGTCTATACAGGTACTCACGACAACGACACAATCGTTGGATGGTTTGAAAAAGCAAAAGAAGAAGACAGACAATTTGCAAGAGATTATTTAAATTCAACAAATGATGCAAATATACACTGGGACGCTATAAGAGGAGCTTGGAGTTCAGTTGCAAATATCGCAATTGCACCAATTCAAGACTTTTTAGGACTTGGAAGCTATGCTCGTATAAATACGCCAGGACTTGCATCTGGAAACTGGCAATGGAGATTAAAACCAAATCAATTGACAGACGAACTAGCACAAAATATTGCAAAATTAACAAAAACTTATTCAAGATAA
- a CDS encoding endonuclease/exonuclease/phosphatase family protein, whose protein sequence is MKLLTINTHAWLEENQDEKMEILAKTIAEKQYDVIAMQEVNQLMNSPVIYDGIRNDNYGWKLLEKLEKYTDTDYYYHWSNSHIGFGKYDEGVAIITKHPIKDEDEFYCTFSQSVRVINARRIVSITLDYEGQEIEFYSCHMNLPNCETEDMGENIQTILKRTKNDNLKFLMGDFNTDAIHNQEAYQNIINQGLFDTYELAEKKDSGITVNKKIDGWATSGSEKRLDYIFSNKKVKVLESKVIFNGENKGVVSDHFGLEVKIEL, encoded by the coding sequence ATGAAATTATTGACAATCAACACACATGCGTGGTTGGAAGAAAATCAAGATGAGAAGATGGAAATTTTGGCAAAGACGATTGCTGAAAAGCAGTATGATGTAATCGCTATGCAAGAAGTGAATCAGCTTATGAATAGTCCAGTTATTTACGATGGAATTCGAAACGATAATTACGGATGGAAATTGCTGGAAAAGCTGGAAAAGTACACAGATACTGATTATTATTATCATTGGAGCAATTCTCACATCGGTTTTGGGAAATATGACGAAGGAGTGGCAATTATTACAAAGCATCCAATAAAAGATGAGGATGAGTTTTATTGCACTTTTTCGCAATCTGTCAGAGTTATTAATGCAAGAAGGATTGTAAGTATAACTTTGGATTACGAAGGACAAGAAATAGAGTTTTACAGTTGTCATATGAATTTGCCAAATTGTGAAACAGAAGATATGGGAGAAAATATTCAGACAATTTTAAAAAGAACGAAAAATGATAATTTAAAATTTTTGATGGGAGATTTTAACACAGATGCGATACATAATCAAGAAGCTTATCAAAATATAATAAATCAAGGATTATTCGATACTTATGAATTAGCTGAAAAAAAAGATAGTGGAATAACAGTCAATAAAAAAATTGATGGTTGGGCAACTAGCGGTTCTGAAAAAAGACTAGATTATATTTTTTCAAATAAAAAAGTAAAAGTTTTAGAAAGTAAAGTTATTTTTAATGGAGAAAATAAAGGAGTTGTTTCAGATCACTTTGGTTTGGAAGTGAAAATAGAGTTATAA
- a CDS encoding DJ-1/PfpI family protein codes for MKNIVFVILDEFADWEAAFLSSALNDKNITKNYTTNFASIDKNLKKSMGNLKVLPDLTLKEIDENDVDGLVLIGGRTWRSQTEETNNKIVELVKKFKNNPNKVVGAICDAAYFLATNGLLNDRKHTVNSFDEIKDNSNYTNAKNFVEMESVIDGNLITAKGDSPVHFAKNVMMALGDIPEKNVNLFFDIYTIGFVKAFEKFSK; via the coding sequence ATGAAAAATATAGTTTTTGTAATTTTAGATGAATTTGCAGATTGGGAAGCAGCTTTTTTATCTTCAGCATTGAATGATAAGAATATAACAAAAAATTATACAACTAACTTTGCTTCAATTGATAAAAATTTAAAAAAGTCAATGGGAAATTTAAAAGTGTTACCTGATTTGACATTGAAAGAGATTGATGAAAATGATGTAGATGGATTAGTTTTAATTGGTGGGAGAACTTGGAGAAGTCAAACAGAAGAAACAAATAATAAGATCGTTGAGCTTGTGAAAAAATTTAAAAATAATCCTAATAAAGTTGTAGGTGCTATTTGTGATGCTGCATATTTTCTTGCGACAAATGGATTATTGAATGATCGAAAACATACAGTAAATAGCTTTGATGAAATAAAAGATAATTCGAATTATACGAATGCTAAAAATTTTGTGGAGATGGAGTCAGTGATTGATGGAAACTTGATAACTGCGAAAGGGGATAGTCCTGTACATTTTGCTAAAAATGTGATGATGGCGTTAGGTGATATTCCCGAAAAAAATGTAAATTTATTTTTTGATATTTATACGATTGGATTTGTTAAAGCATTTGAAAAATTTTCAAAATAA
- a CDS encoding GntR family transcriptional regulator encodes MTKYEKVYYDIKEKIKNGIIKSGDFLKKEDDLAKDYNFSKLTVRKALSMLETEGFIQKVKGKKSIVLEKKNLENISLTSIQTVQELNKLQNINLETDLISLYIVQGDKKLMKEFQVSESADFYKVVRTNSLNGEVLNYSTSFFDRKIVPFLNEEIAKKSIYEYLEKDLKLKIGYSRRDINFRKITPEEQKYLKLKDINMVVVIETHAYLSNGTLFQYETIIHHPEKFTFTAIAKR; translated from the coding sequence ATGACTAAATATGAAAAAGTATATTATGATATAAAGGAGAAAATTAAAAATGGTATTATTAAATCAGGAGATTTTTTAAAAAAAGAAGATGACTTGGCAAAAGATTATAATTTTTCTAAACTTACTGTAAGAAAGGCTCTTTCTATGCTGGAAACTGAAGGTTTTATTCAAAAAGTGAAGGGAAAAAAATCAATTGTACTGGAGAAAAAAAATTTGGAAAATATTTCTCTGACTTCAATTCAAACTGTGCAGGAACTCAATAAACTTCAAAATATTAATCTTGAAACCGACTTAATCAGCTTATATATTGTTCAGGGAGATAAAAAATTAATGAAAGAATTTCAAGTTTCTGAAAGCGCTGATTTCTACAAAGTTGTCCGTACAAATTCCTTAAATGGGGAAGTTTTAAATTATTCCACAAGTTTTTTTGACAGAAAAATTGTACCTTTTTTGAATGAAGAGATTGCCAAAAAGTCGATATATGAATATTTGGAAAAGGATTTGAAATTAAAGATCGGTTATTCTCGAAGAGATATTAATTTCAGAAAGATCACTCCAGAAGAACAAAAATATCTCAAATTAAAAGATATAAATATGGTTGTTGTTATTGAAACTCATGCCTATTTATCAAATGGAACACTTTTTCAGTATGAAACAATAATTCATCATCCTGAGAAATTTACTTTTACCGCTATTGCAAAAAGATAA
- a CDS encoding 6-phospho-alpha-glucosidase, protein MKKFSIVVAGGGSTFTPGIVLMLLENLDKFPIRQIKFYDNDAERQEVIAKACDIIIKEKAPDINFVYTTDPETAFTDVDFVMAHIRVGKYAMREKDEKIPLKHGVLGQETCGPGGIAYGMRSIGGVIELVDYMEKYSPNAWMLNYSNPAAIVAEATRRLRPNSKILNICDMPIGIEIRMAEMLGLKSRKDMVIRYFGLNHFGWWTDIRDKHGKDLMPELKEKVAKIGYNVEIEGENTEASWNDTFTKARDVFAVDPTTLPNTYLKYYLFPDYVVEHSNPNHTRANEVMEGREKFVFGECRAIAEKGTAKDSKLHVDDHASYIVDLARAIAYDTKERMLLIVENDGAISNFDSTAMVEVPCIVGSNGPEKIVQGKIPQFQKGLMEQQVSVEKLTVEAWIEGSYQKLWQAITLSRTVPSASVAKAILDDLIEANKDFWPVLK, encoded by the coding sequence ATGAAAAAATTTTCAATCGTAGTAGCTGGTGGAGGGAGTACATTTACTCCAGGAATTGTTTTGATGTTGTTAGAAAACTTGGATAAATTTCCAATTAGACAGATTAAATTTTATGATAATGACGCTGAAAGACAAGAAGTTATTGCAAAAGCGTGTGACATTATAATAAAAGAAAAAGCACCTGATATTAATTTTGTTTATACAACTGATCCCGAAACAGCATTTACAGATGTTGACTTTGTTATGGCACATATAAGAGTTGGAAAATATGCAATGCGTGAAAAAGATGAAAAAATACCTTTGAAACACGGAGTATTAGGACAAGAAACTTGTGGACCAGGAGGAATCGCTTATGGAATGCGTTCAATTGGTGGAGTTATTGAATTAGTTGATTATATGGAAAAATATTCGCCAAATGCTTGGATGTTGAACTACTCAAATCCTGCGGCAATTGTAGCAGAAGCAACTAGAAGATTGCGTCCAAATTCTAAAATATTGAATATTTGCGATATGCCAATTGGAATTGAAATAAGAATGGCTGAAATGCTTGGATTGAAATCAAGAAAAGATATGGTAATCAGATACTTTGGATTGAATCACTTTGGTTGGTGGACAGACATTAGAGATAAACATGGAAAAGACTTAATGCCTGAATTAAAAGAAAAAGTTGCAAAAATAGGGTATAATGTAGAAATTGAAGGAGAAAATACAGAAGCAAGCTGGAATGATACATTTACAAAAGCAAGAGATGTATTTGCAGTTGACCCTACAACATTACCAAACACATACTTAAAATACTACTTATTCCCTGACTATGTGGTAGAGCATTCAAACCCTAACCACACAAGAGCAAATGAAGTAATGGAAGGAAGGGAAAAATTCGTATTTGGTGAATGTAGAGCAATCGCTGAAAAAGGAACTGCAAAAGATAGTAAACTTCATGTAGACGATCATGCTTCATACATAGTTGACTTGGCAAGAGCAATTGCTTATGATACAAAAGAAAGAATGTTATTAATCGTAGAAAATGACGGAGCAATCTCAAACTTTGATTCAACTGCAATGGTTGAAGTACCTTGTATAGTAGGTTCAAACGGACCTGAAAAAATTGTTCAAGGTAAAATTCCTCAATTCCAAAAAGGTTTAATGGAACAACAAGTTTCTGTTGAAAAATTAACAGTAGAAGCATGGATTGAAGGTTCATACCAAAAATTATGGCAGGCAATTACATTGTCAAGAACTGTGCCAAGTGCATCTGTTGCAAAAGCTATTTTGGATGACTTGATTGAGGCTAATAAAGATTTCTGGCCAGTTTTGAAATAA